ACCCAGGAGACAAGGTACGATAACACGATGTTTTCTTGGGAGAAAAGTATGATAACTTGCCAAAAATTACACAAAGcgtatttcttttaaattttcgcaattatcacaataattttatcaaaatacataagtaattcacaaaaatacaatatttataacaaatatatactgTATGTTCAATTAGCCAAACAGTACATTTACATCATAACTTGTAAGAATAACCACATAAGTTGTTGAATCGTAACAAATTGCGATTGTATTCAATCTTGAAAGCCCTGATAAAAGTCgtagactttcaataaaattgaaattcttTATGTATACAAAAGATTTTCCAATAACGAACTGGAATGCTCAAGATTTACATGCCTACTTAACTATATAAAACTTGGTAAAGGTCGCCGTAGTATATAAGATCTTGAAAGTCAATATTTCCGAGCACTTGGCGATAGCCCACAGCTATTAAATGGAGCTCAATGCATGAATCTTTGAGATAAACATTGCATTCAATAAATGTTCATgttcgtatttaaaataaagtcttgtttttatgtaataaatgaatGCTAGGCGCGACGGAGGTAGGCAGACGGTTACCGCATTTGaaatttggccgaatctgtcgcgttataagctattttttacGCCGCACTGCTGCATTACTTGAGCCATACATAGATCATCATAAGGCTGTAAACATGCATACATACGCTCGTACTCTCATATACATACACTCGTTGGAGGTTTTACACAACTATTGCGTGTCGACTGACACCAATGTACCAGCGTGGTAGAAAAATGATCTTGTGGTACACCCAATAGAATATATACCAGTTGCATGTTACTTGGTATACCTAAGTAATAACCGAATGTACTACATATTGTAGCATATCCTAGAGAAAGAGGGGCTATAGAAACATATTCACTATGTCGATtacagtaatttattatttatcacttCTACAAGTACTTCGTCATCTCAAtaacatgaataattaatacataggtACTTCGAAAATAATTTCTCACGTTTAATTTCTACATTGTTAATGATTAGAAAGTGTTCTAGAATGCCACATTAAAAGTGAATAGCATTGTTGGCCCATTCATGCTGTTGACAAAACCGGCAACAGCGTTAAACTCTACTTGCCGCAAAACTCTACTTCTTGCTAGCACAGGAAAATGACGCACTAGGACCAAACTAAACCAAACTAAACCACATCATTCACTAGTGTTAGTGTATGGGCCGTTTTATCATTACCTAACTGCAATGGAGCACTTGACTTCTTAtttgtagttatttataattgtagttTTTATGATTGCCGACGTGCAATATTCATGTAAGTTTACATCTATCGTCTCCTTGGTgattttctgttattattggATTATTATAGTTTGTTACATTGTTGTGCAGTTGGAGGGGCCGGGCGCAGCTCCGGACGACCCTGTTCACCTCAAGAGACGGGTGGGACTCTTCAGTGGGGTGGCTCTAATCGTCGGTACCATGATTggtatgaatttttatttaaacactatTCAGAAATTGCTTTTCAGTTTTagaatattgtttattgattcTGAAGGCCCTAGGCTCGTTATAGGAGAGCTCTAACGTTCCGCTGAACACTAATAGTAAATACATTAAttgatattaacattaaatatttgctttttacGTGCTGTTAAAGTAAGTATACATTCAAGTATAcattacacataataatattttgttgacacaatcgtaaaaaataataatctgtgTAGTCCCTCGACCAGaaaacgtttaaaataatattagcaatgCACATTAGTCATGTATTTACTTTAGCACGTGATGTTGACTTATATAAAGcaatatttgaatgaataactattaacattgcaaataaattgAACCACATGTGCTCAAGTTATCCTGGACATGTGATTTTGAAGATAAAAATCTTATTCAAATACGCGTAGGATATAAATCATGACACATTGTTTATGTTTCATCACATGATGGTATAAATTTGCGTCAGTGTGGCACGCCCAATGACGGTAATGCAACTGGATGCCGCGCTCTGCGAGGTTTGCGATCGTCAGTCGGCTCACTCAGCCTACACCCGACCCGCCGCGTCGACTTGTGGAAGCCCATTACTCTAGCATGACATAAAAACATTCAATCTGAAGGAGATTGATGATAAACAGCACTCGGCAATAAAGAATGTTGGAAACTGATGTACCTACATTTACAAATAGCCTGTCTATTTCATCCTCGACTTTGTACAAAGTACCTAGGTACAAAGATTACATaagcttattatttatatatttatacttaataacaTCCGGTTTTTTATTAATGGGGTCTCCGTGGAtggttaaatttataaaacaaacactttTTTCCAGAAAAGTTTAATCATActaccaaaattattattacattattaaaatttggaATACTTACTCCAAATACCTATCTATGAGATTGGGCCTTATATAAAAGTGCCTATCAAGTTACTACCTAGAATTTTGTGCAAATGTTTGCTATAATAATGATTGCttgtaaatagaaatattaattaatagttatGGCATGTGCTACGCTTAGAGAATTTAAGGTGCTACCTATCAACACGTTCGATAACTGGGTGTTTTAATCTCAGgcgacttttatttttatataatactcgTAGATATATGTTACAAACTACAGCGCCATGTTGCGCTATGCAAAATGATCGATTCGATTGGATGACTTAGTTCTGCTTTTCCTAAAACTATCTCAAAGTAGTGTATATTAATTGGGTATAAAAACATTACTACATGTAATGTTAAGTCCCTAGGGTGATGGGTGTAGTTTAATGTTATGGAGAGCTTTGTAATTCTTCGTTCAGTTTTAAGAAAAAAGGCCTCATAAAGCATTATTTAATAAGTGCATATTACCTGAAtgcatttagtttttttatcaatatcgtttttttttattacctgagGAGAGATCTACTTCGTAAAAGATAGCGCAAtaatagtatatgtatattcatattaattcgGCACAAATTACGTATCCCTGTTTGTACATTATAAAGACAGATACATTCAAGTGATAGGGCTATTGCTGTTTGTATACTAATCATGCATTCCAAATTGTTACAGGATCAGGAATATTCGTCTCGCCCTCTGGGCTTTTGGAGCGCACAGGCTCAGTGGGCATAAGCTTCATCATATGGATGGCATGTGGCCTGCTCTCGTTGCTTGGTAAGTcattaagtatttgttttttatatttatttatcagttttGTTCATCATGGTCAATGATCACCGATCAAGCAGTGAAGCGAAATATCGCCAATTCGATATCCGTGTTGAGAATAATGTTTGTGTAGTCTAGACACATATATTTCGAGTCTGGATTTTTGGGGCCTAAAGTCATTCATGGATCTCCATATTGACGTCAAGAGTATCaacttttattaatatggctaaagtatattaatttaaaatatgtactaaatTAAGGACTTACGACAACTTGAGTGTAAATActaatagtccattgaaatgttacattttttaggccttaccttgcgttttttagaggacgcaattttatttttttgatgtgtagggggggtcagtctaaagctaaaaccgagtttgtggggtcgccacccttgtctcacggccgccatcttgaaaataggggttgaaatggtttttacgatgtatctcttaaactatttatctgaccaaaaaaagatataaacattttttgttgcaaattaaattctctacaactttggtccagtaactttttgtcgtagaactataaataaaaaagttataagtgaaaatgttaaaaaattcaatgttaagcaatgtccattgcaacgtcatctgaacgtgtgtttataaggttcataatactttttttgcactctcattacgtacaacacaaacccgcggttgtcggcttgtacgcgaattacttggatcctgaatcgcgtaatgagagtacaaaaaaaagtattatgaaccttataaacacacgttctgatgacgttacaatggacattgcttaacattgaatttcttaacattttcgcttataacttttttatttatagttctacgagaaaaagttactagaccaaagttgtagagaatttaatttgcaacaaagtatgtttataatttttttttgtcagataaatagtttaagagatacatcgtaaaaaccatttcaacccctattttcaagatagcggccgtgggacaatttaacccctacacttcaaaaaaataaaattgcgtcctctaaaaaacgcaaccccaaatgtaacttttcaatggactataaatAGGTTTTTGTAGATCGATATATTACGTCGTAGGTAGGTCTGTTTTATGAACTCAATAGAATGGTTCGTCACGCGAGACTCTGGCTTCCGAGCAATCAACTGCTCAATAAAATCAATAGCAACAATGACCAATTCTATTTTTATGAAGGAGTGTGATAATACAGCTCAAGTATGTCAATTGTGATTTATTCACGTGTATGGCCGATGGTAGTTCGATGTTTTACTCTCGATTATGTATGTACTTCCTAAAAACAAGCGGAATACGAAAGAgttaaagaatgtttaaaaatacagaaTTCACATGATATACAGAGTTTGCTAATTGATTTTAAGATTTCTGTCTTtcattctattatatttaatgatagaTTTTGTAAGACAAATAGTCTGATCACAGCACATTATGTATGTACTTCCCAGCTTTTTACCGACTGATGTTAGGTATCTTTTAAATACTAAACAACGTCGAGTTGTATATAATTTCTTAGTGTTGTGATATGCACATTTTGCTTCTAAAAATCATGTCTCACGCAATTATTGCATATTGTGCATTGTATGTAAGTCCCAAATAACTCATTTCACGCACGCAATTATATCAACTCTCGTATTTTTCATTTGGACAATTGAGAGTTGGGTTGTTCAATTGTCGTCGGGCATCGCCTCATTGAGCAACATTTGGCGCTAGAACGTGGTTAGCGGCAAATCCCAACATATTTATGATTAGATTGCGTTATTGTCAATTGGCAACAGCCGCCATGCCAAATGAGAAGCCCTACGCATGACTACATCAGACAATAGGCTGGCCCCTAATCGTCTGGAATGTAATTAATTCGCTATCTATTAGCGTAGCACGTGAGGCGAACTCGTCAAAGACGATTTTgatcgatgtttttttttttgattcttATATTTGTCGTGCGTGTAGGAGCGCTAGCGTATGCTGAACTGGGGACTATGAACACATCATCAGGCGCTGAGTACGCCTATTTCATGGATGCCTTTGGAGGACCACCGGCATTCCTGTTTTCATgggtaaatgaaatatttatattttggaaaatgTTATGCATTCTGAAATCGTTTATGAATATTAACCATTTTGGTCGGCAGGTATCGACGTTGGTGTTAAAACCGTCACAAATGGCTATAATTTGCCTGAGTTTCGCCAAGTACGCGGTGGAACCGTTTGTTTCGGAATGTGAGCCGCCAGATGCACTTGTTAAATTAGTCTCGGTCATTGCTATCGGTAAGatatcatttcaataaatacatattataataatacaaataattttaattactttattcttgttctatttttaaaactatttgtgATTGAGCCTTGTTTTAAACCAATGTAACGTTTTCAGTGATGATATTAGCAGTAAACTGCTACAGTGTCAACTTGGCTACAAACGTACAGAATATCTTCACGGCTGCCAAATTAGTGGCCGTTGCGATTATTGTTTGCGGAGGAGCTTACAAACTGATTTTAGGTAATAAACTACAAGGTTTCAActgtttattcatattttattatgtgaaaaaattatttaaaattaacttgcCTATTTCatgatgtaatttaaaaaaaaatccaatattgtaAAAGTCCAATTATTGTTAATCTCGTATTGGTCCAAATGTTGGTGCAACACTGACGGGTGGTGTGTCCGTATGGTGCAGGTAATACGCGACATTTACAGGAGCCCAACTTCGCCAGTAGTACGGCGACTCTGGGCAACATTGCCACCGCCTTCTACACTGGCCTATGGGCTTACGACGGTTGGAATAACCTCAATTATGTCACTGAGGAAATTAAAAATCCTTCCAAGTAAGtggtattttaaaactaacttGATTTTGCCTGCAGACAAACGTAttactaaactaattttaaaagtgtaaagataAAGTGGATATAACATCATTTCAGGTTTCAGCGTATAAAATTCATCGATGcttgtattcatattttaagtttagtttTGTCATTTCTCATTAATTGAAGTAAGATGAAAAATTGGTTTTTAGATTCTGTTTCAATATTGGTGATCCGGGAGCAATATCGATTTCATTCCATTTGTAATGTCACAACACGTAATTGTAGGAACCTCCCTTTGAGTATAATAATCGGCATTCCGCTGGTGACGCTGTGTTACGCGCTAGTGAATGTGTCGTACCTGGCGGTGATGTCGATGAGTGAGATGGTGGACAGCGAGGCAGTGGCGGTGACGTTCGGCAACCGGCTGCTCGGGCCCATGGCCTGGCTCATGCCGCTAGCCGTCACCATCTCCACCTTCGGATCGGCTAACGGAACTCTTTTTGTCGCTGGCAGGTAAACAGAATAACTAGTCCCAAGCTTTACTACTCTACCAATTaattactcaaaataaaaacgaacGAATTAAAAAACGAGCTCGAATGTAAAAAACGGTCGtcagtttttattattcacacAGTCAATGCCGTTAGATAATTGTGAGTGCAAATCTGTATTTTTGTCCCTTCAAAAATTTCATCTTTTGTAAACATTGGATAATTGCATTCTTTTAACTTTACAGACTGTGCTTCGCAGCATCCAGGGAGGGGCATCTATTGGACATACTGTCTTACGTGCACGTCCGTCGCTTCACACCCGCCCCGGGACTGATTNNNNNNNNNNNNNNNNNNNNNNNNNNNNNNNNNNNNNNNNNNNNNNNNNNNNNNNNNNNNNNNNNNNNNNNNNNNNNNNNNNNNNNNNNNNNNNNNNNNNNNNNNNNNNNNNNNNNNNNNNNNNNNNNNNNNNNNNNNNNNNNNNNNNNNNNNNNNNNNNNNNNNNNNNNNNNNNNNNNNNNNNNNNNNNNNNNNNNNNNNNNNNNNNNNNNNNNNNNNNNNNNNNNNNNNNNNNNNNNNNNNNNNNNNNNNNNNNNNNNNNNNNNNNNNNNNNNNNNNNNNNNNNNNNNNNNNNNNNNNNNNNNNNNNNNNNNNNNNNNNNNNNNNNNNNNNNNNNNNNNNNNNNNNNNNNNNNNNNNNNNNNNNNNNNNNNNNNNNNNNNNNNNNNNNNNNNNNNNNNNNNNNNNNNNNNNNNNNNNNNNNNNNNNNNNNNNNNNNNNNNNNNNNNNNNNNNNNNNNNNNNNNNNNNNNNNNNNNNNNNNNNNNNNNNNNNNNNNNNNTTGCAAAtggtaaatgtttaaatttgaaaagtACATGatctttgtaaaattattttgatatttattggtTGTTTGTCACcttttaattacatttcttAAGCACAAAATAgatcttttattttttccactgataaaaatatcttttccaaGAACTGTTTTAgagatttttataatgtgatttGTTATCTTAATTCTTGATAATATTGGCAATACCTATTTGACTACGAAGCATTAACAACTGTTCTGAGAGTTCATGCGATACACACGCGAGAAGTTCTAAGTATCGCACTTACAGCAGTGGTGTAAACTGTTTTTCGAAGCTTTGTCGCCATACCAGTGTGGTCGGCCTCGCTAGGCAATCTACCATACGTTACAATGTTCAACACGTCACCTCCAAGTAGTTTTTCTTTGTGTATCGCGCTccacagtcaacaccgggggaaacccgCGAATGGAATACTGGAATCCCTCGGCTTAGCGATTGAGGGGCCTGGAGGAAAACTGGGAGAGGATATTTGGGGGTAGGAAAGGATCCTCTGTGGATGGACGGAGGAGAGAAGGCCAGAAAATGTTCGTGAGCCTTCACAGGCCTCAAAATGTAGTTAAAATCATAAGAAATACTTGTAACATAACGTGACACTGCATCGCTGTCCAACGGAACTAATCAATTGGGAATCACGAAACATTTCTGCAGCGCTTAGGAGATATTTAAGGATTGAAGTAGGAGGTAGGATGTGAGGAGATGATAGgtactagtgatgtaacgaatattcgcattcgcattcgcattcgcgaatattcgcatatttttggatattcgcattcgcattcgcattcgcaaaatttctgcgaatgttttgcgaatgtcaatatcagaaaaaatatttgaagataataggagactgcctcggtggcatagttctactgcatgtgcggtacggcagcgctctgaggtcaacACAAAAtgatttcgtttactttaataaagcctaaaaattcaattctcattagaacttgtaacacaatagcaagtaagaaattaaaagcatttgaaagaaacaaaaacaaattcttctataattttttttatcagtctttacataattttttaatgtttagataattatcatcttgaataaatatctaaagaatatattaaataaactaaaacaatattcttctacaataaactataactctttcttaaaacataccaattaattaactatttagcatagaaaattggcgccaaatttgaacaaaaactaaacattcgcattcgcattcgcattcgcgaatgtcggtagcagatatttgcattcgcattcgcgaatgttcaaaaaatgacattcgttacatcactaataggtacctacttacgAATGTATACGGAACACTCGTACCCAACCTATTTATCTACGGGCCGCAAAGAAATCGCAGTTATAGCGCCTTAGACAACCACATTAATTAATTGACGTATTTAGGTACTATTTAAGCGTTCAAAATCTTAgtcaaagttttaaattttattcattttcattaaatgGTCACAAATTActgaataatgttattttaggcCTAGCATACTTACATTGTAAGTGATTTTGGGaagttttgaaaatttttagttttagtaaatttttgaaaGTTATATGGGCCACTTGTTAAGACTCGGTGGGTCGCACGGAAATGCTCAGAGGGGACCATGCTGAGTATAGCTTGTGTAGAAGTTTCGGACTTCAAGAATATATCTAACAGTCTTTCCCATTTGGAAGAGGAATACTTACCTGTTCCTCTATACAAATAGAGGGCAACAAGCTGAAACTATTCAAATCCAGTACGATTCCTGGCAACAAAAGTCATCCATGAGATTAATCCGTTATAAGATAGATACCTAACTAATTATTTCCTACACAAATTAGATTTGTATGTATAGTTATTGAAGCAATAAAATGGTCAGTGGGGAACAATGCAACCATAAACTACACACATTTGTCCTCAGTGGAAGCAAAGAGATTACTGTGTACTACACAAAGTCGATTTGCATGTAAATGAAGCTTGTTAATTCCGCAATACAGTCTAATAGAGAATACGCTTCCTCTTTGTTTTGTTCCATTTAAAATGGGTCAACTTGCCTTAAAATCTAGTTTATCGTATGTTGACGTGAAATCCTTATAAACCTATTAAAGCCCGAGGTTTTGTACAGAATGTGCATACATACCTATAATACCTAATTTATGATTATCTATAACTTATTTAGAAAGTGGCAATAACAGGTCACAGTAGGTATAAATATTACCGTAGTTACTTAAATCAAATCTCGGGTGTTTTTTAGTTAAGTCGCAGTTTATGCATCTGGACTAGATCCTGAGTTAATTCGCTTGAAATTCTAAATACGGTGTCGTACAGCGTTCTTTTTTCTTGTGTATtccattttcatttatttatctacatGATCAATAAACACGTTTGAATTTGGGCCACGGCCCAGCTGTAGCTATAACACATAGGTGTGTTATGTGTTCAACTTGTTCGGGCGGCTTTACGTTGGGTCCTAAGACCGATGAGCCCAACATTATCGCCAAACCATTCCCCCGGGACCCGGACGGAAGCGGACATTCCATTTACCCAGAAAGAGGATTCTTTCATTTATATTCACGTCTACTTAATACATCGAtctatggtatggtattaaataatgtatttttttcatgatatctaaatctataaattaaattcatgattcttcaacataatattataatga
The sequence above is drawn from the Manduca sexta isolate Smith_Timp_Sample1 chromosome 28, JHU_Msex_v1.0, whole genome shotgun sequence genome and encodes:
- the LOC119190932 gene encoding b(0,+)-type amino acid transporter 1-like isoform X1 (The sequence of the model RefSeq protein was modified relative to this genomic sequence to represent the inferred CDS: added 393 bases not found in genome assembly), which codes for MCDAMRDKLAALLRSSVHAPVIVPDTDKLHNGAFIPVHIFPEEGSAREGGLVWRGCSASCDAEDGTAGALTDGNANPGDKLEGPGAAPDDPVHLKRRVGLFSGVALIVGTMIGSGIFVSPSGLLERTGSVGISFIIWMACGLLSLLGALAYAELGTMNTSSGAEYAYFMDAFGGPPAFLFSWVSTLVLKPSQMAIICLSFAKYAVEPFVSECEPPDALVKLVSVIAIVMILAVNCYSVNLATNVQNIFTAAKLVAVAIIVCGGAYKLILGNTRHLQEPNFASSTATLGNIATAFYTGLWAYDGWNNLNYVTEEIKNPSKNLPLSIIIGIPLVTLCYALVNVSYLAVMSMSEMVDSEAVAVTFGNRLLGPMAWLMPLAVTISTFGSANGTLFVAGRLCFAASREGHLLDILSYVHVRRFTPAPGLIFHSLIAVAMVLYGTIDSLIDFFSFTAWIFYGGAMLALIVMRYTKPHAPRPYKVPIIIPYIVLLVSTYLVIGPILDKPQWEYLYAAAFILGGLLVYLPFVKWGYSLPFMDKITVFLQLVLEVVPTSTTFEY
- the LOC119190932 gene encoding b(0,+)-type amino acid transporter 1-like isoform X2 (The sequence of the model RefSeq protein was modified relative to this genomic sequence to represent the inferred CDS: added 393 bases not found in genome assembly) — translated: MHHHEQPPGFACNGSAREGGLVWRGCSASCDAEDGTAGALTDGNANPGDKLEGPGAAPDDPVHLKRRVGLFSGVALIVGTMIGSGIFVSPSGLLERTGSVGISFIIWMACGLLSLLGALAYAELGTMNTSSGAEYAYFMDAFGGPPAFLFSWVSTLVLKPSQMAIICLSFAKYAVEPFVSECEPPDALVKLVSVIAIVMILAVNCYSVNLATNVQNIFTAAKLVAVAIIVCGGAYKLILGNTRHLQEPNFASSTATLGNIATAFYTGLWAYDGWNNLNYVTEEIKNPSKNLPLSIIIGIPLVTLCYALVNVSYLAVMSMSEMVDSEAVAVTFGNRLLGPMAWLMPLAVTISTFGSANGTLFVAGRLCFAASREGHLLDILSYVHVRRFTPAPGLIFHSLIAVAMVLYGTIDSLIDFFSFTAWIFYGGAMLALIVMRYTKPHAPRPYKVPIIIPYIVLLVSTYLVIGPILDKPQWEYLYAAAFILGGLLVYLPFVKWGYSLPFMDKITVFLQLVLEVVPTSTTFEY